The genomic region TGTCTAATGTGTATGACTTTGAGGACTCAGTAGACATTGTACCATCGCTGCTGCCTCTTAACCACAAGGACTTTATGTCCAGTGGTCCTGGCACACCAACAAAACCAGACCTGCAAAAGCAGGAGGCAAAAACCAAAACAAATGCATCATCCAAAAGTAAGAACAGTGCTCAGAAAAATTCTACTGCTTTGAAGGGTGGTAAAGTTTCAAGTTCTAAAGACGAGCCAAATTCTCAGCCAATGAACATGCAAGATAAAGATTCTGAGAAGAAACTGGAGAAAGATCCAAAGATTGAAGGAACAGTCAAGACTTCTCCGCCTAGTGTCAAGATATCGGAGACATTTCATAACATGCCTGACATCGATACAACAACCAGTCTCTTTGGGTATCCTGTCCCGAAGAAGATTCAGAAAGCTGACATGGCAGGTCGACAAAACAAGATGACAGCCCAGGTATCTCCTAAACCAAGCCCGCAAACCAGTGTTCCCATGGCCTCACCAAAACAGAATTTGGTCTCACCCAAAACAGCTTATAGTGTTGTTTCGCCAAATCCCTCTGGACCTTTCTCACCAGAACTGGTTTCCCCAAAACTCAGTATTGTATCTCCAAGTCAAGGGATAATGTCCGACGGTGAGAGCATAACAGCCTCTCCAAAACAAACGCTCAAGGACACTTCACCATTGAAGAAAAGTTCGCCTGCAGATAAAACTAGTTATGCTAAAGTTAGTTCAGTTAGTGCTGTAAATATGTCACCTGTTATGGACTCTGTCAACCATTTGCCTTTATCAAGCAAACATGATGATATTAATAGACAGATGCCAAATGCATCTGTTCAGAGTCATTCTATGGGGGTGATCACATCTGTCAAAAACTCGACAAGTAGTGACATAAACAAGAGTTCTCTTCAATCTAATTATGGTAGTATGAACGATAAAAATCTTGCTGATATTAAACAGAGCAATTCCTCAAGCTCTGTAACTCACAACATGAACACTTCGAGTGCCATGCCTTTAATCAACTCTCACCAGACGATGAGAACTACACCCACTAACATGGACCAGACGTTCAACCCAAACATGAACATGAATCAGACCAGGCCTAACTCCTCGGTTAACTCATCCCAGAGTAGTAGGTATGGTCCTTCCTTCGGGAGTGAGACCAATTATGGCCAAATGCCTGGCATGAATCGCTCCATGTCAAAAGACACCGGTGTTGGACTCAATAATTACTCAGCTCCTTACTCTGCTGAGTCACTGTTTAACTCGCAGCCTGACAAGATAATAAAATCCCCACCCAACGTCAATATCTCTACGCTTAACCAACCGAAGCCAGACAACCCAATGTCGAAAGTGAGGAACAATGCCTACTCTGTAGACAGTTTTGTTCAGTCTAGCCGTGAGAGACCTGATTCACTGACAGCACATGCAGGGCTCATGTCTGCAGCAGATTATCCTAACCCTACCACTGACCTTGCTAGACTGCAGAATGAGAGTTCTCCAGATGGCTTCCATTTTACGAACATAGGCCTAAATCTTCCACCCATCACCAGCACAGCTGGAAATTACATGGATAACACATCAAATAACAACCCTTCTTCGTTTTCGTTCTCACTTTCTGGCAGCTCAAGCACAGTGTCCTCCAGCTCAGGGGGTCTTGGTCAGCATCAATTTCCGCCATTTTTCCCCCCAGTCCTTTCCACAGCTTCCAATCCCCCATCATCGCAGACTGGCATCTCAACATCTATGCAGGACATGTTCGATAACAGAGCCTCCGATGCCCTGCAGAGGAATAGGCATCCCCCTGTGAACGCCATGCCTGGTAGTGATAACTCTCACATGAGCAGGGAAAGCCACCCACACGTCGACAAGGCACCCTCTAGTATATCAGACAACTCATCCAGCAGTCAGAATGACAAGCCTTCATGTAGCAAGCAGAAGCTGCCCAAAGCCTCTGGTCCTGCCACTATTCAGGAATCCTTCCCTTTCAATAGTTCCAGCTCAGCTCATGACACAAATTTCTTCCGAGATAACCAGATGAAATCAAATGTCGGCAAAAGTCCCAATGAACAAATGCGTAAACTCTCACAGGACAAATCAATCGACATTTCATCACAGTCCTCCAGATCTGGCTCCCAGGACAAGAGGGCCAGTACGATGGACAGGTCACCTCAGATGATGAACAACCCCCAGTCCTACTATCCTTCCACATACCAGCCTTCCAAGTCCCTGATTACACCTCCATTGCATCACCCTCTGGGAATGATGGGAACTGAGGACCGCAGTAGAAACCTCACCACCAGGTCACCCTATGAGCCTCCATTCCCACTTCCACCTGTATCCCAAGGCTTTAACTCAATGGGCCCTGGCTTTCCAAATCGTTTTGATAGTGGCCTGTCGAGTTTCAGTCGTGATAACTCGGGCACGCAGCCTCTCAGCCATACTCCTGTCAATACCAGCGGTAGGAAGTCGGCCAATACCAACCAGCCTGTGCAGACAAGCGTAGTCAAACCTCCCCAGAAGCAGTCTGCACCAGCCCTGGTCCCCATGGGAGGACCTCAGCAGACTCCCTCGCAGGCCCcacttcactccacccctccccaGTCTCACAGGGCCACCACTCCGCATAGCAACAACCCCTCACAGTCTGCTTCCAGTCATTCACAAGTGAATCAGTCAAGACCATCTAAGCAGCCCTCAAGAAGTGCTAAGCACCCTTCATCGAAAAAGTCAAAAACGATGCCATTTATGGAGGTGGATAGCAACTTGTCCAATTCTATTTTTGAACCCAACAGAAGTATGACTCCTTTCTTTCAGTCTATGCAGACCTTGTCTCCTCAGTCCCGTGCTATGCAACACGAAAGTGGGCCATTTCAACCAGGCAATTTCTTCGGACTTGGCTCACGCTTTCCCAACTCAAATACTCCTATGCCAAAAAATTCCGAAATCGGTGGTCCGTTTGCGAACCCATTGTTCCCACCCAGGGGAGCACAGAATGGTCTAGGGCTCAATTTCCAGACAGGCTTTGGTATGAACATGAATCCACTGCATGGTAACCATGGCAATACTCCGCAGTTTACAACCCACTCATCGCATATGGCAAACTTTAATTTGAATAACTTCTTGTCTGAAGGCCCATCCCAGAATGAGTCGTCGCTGCCGATTTCCCCGATTAAGTTTGGTCACACAAATTCCATGCTGCAGCATCAGGGTATGGACCATAATTCTATGTCACATCATCACCAGTACAACAGAGGTCATCCAGGCATGATGTCTATAAATAGCATTCTGGGAGCCAATCACCATGGCTTTGATGGCAGGATGAACACCTCAATGGCTGGTCCTTTCCATAGCCATGGGCACCCATCATTTATTCCTCCACTGAACTTTTCTATGCATGATCATTAAGTTCATTTAAcctaattgtaaaaaaaacatcaagaATTATACAACTTTTGACCTTTTTCAAAAGTCAGCaagtgttttttatgccccctattctgtctttctgtcacactttgcgtttaggtttcgaaaaatgctcataacttctatgtcccttgagatataaccttcatatttggtatgcatgtgtatatgggcaaggcctttccacacgcacacaaaaaattacccctgtgaccttgaccttgaacttagggtccgcgttaaggtttcgaaatctgtgttcaggtttcgaaaaatgctcataacttctatgtcccttgagatataaccttcatatttggtatgcatgtgtatatggacaaggcctttccatacgcgcaaacatttttacccctgtgaccttgaacttggggtccacgtttaggtttcgaaatctgcgtttaggtttcgaaaaatgctcataacttctatgtcccttgagatataaccttcatatttggtatgcatgtgtatatggacaaggcctttccatacgcacaaacatttttacccctgtgaccttgaacttagggtccgcgtttaggtttcgaaatctgcgtttaggtttcgaaaaatgctcataacttctatgtcccttgagatataaccttcatatttggtatgcatgtgtatatggacaaggcctttccatatgcataaaaaaaattacccctgtgaccttgaccttgaagttagggtccgcgttaaggtttcgaaatctgcgattcggttttgaaaaatgctcataacttctatgtcccttgagatataaccttcatatttggtatgcatgtgtatacggacaaggcctttccatatgcacacaaattttgatccctgtgaccttgaccttgaacttggggtccgcgtttaggtttcgaaatctgtgtttaggtttcgaaaaaactcataacttctatcaagcgttttagggggcataagtcatcctatggtgacagctcttgttaaagtTTAAGTTTTTATAAGAGtgagatttttaaccaggttttccgaaggaaaaaactggttattagattggcgaatgcgggcgggcgggctggctggcgggctggcggaacaagcttgtccgggccataactatgtcgttcattgtcatcttttaaaatcatttggcacatttgttcaccatcattggacggtgtgtcgcgcgaaataattacgtcgatatctccaaggtcaaggtcacactttgagttcaaaggtcaaaaatggccataaatgagcttgtcctggccataactatgtcattcattgtgagattttaaaatcatttggcacatttgttcaccatcatggtacggtgtgtcgcacgaaagaatcacgtcaatatctccaatgtcaaggtcgccacgactaaaaatagattttttttttttaaacaaacttacaaagggggttaattttgtttgttcatttcaaaagttcattttgagttttatccctttatcagattttttttttcacaatgaaaacctggttttgtgacaattttgtcccttgtttatattaTGGCatcaaatagtatatattttttgtaaggTTACTGATAATGTGGGTTTTATTTTAACTTACAATAAAGTAGGATGTTGTGGACAATATAAACTTACCATGAATTTGTACATTCACATGTTGTCTCGTGCTATAATTTTTTACTGTTTATGATTTTTCTAGTGCCTTTTCTTTGTATAgactgtacatatttttattgaacaaataagatgttgttgtttgttacCCAGTATGTGTATTGACTGTATGTATTCAAAACACTGATGATGTAATATTGATGAGTGTACACAAGAAAAAAGTGTTTTTATCTGGATTCTCAGTTGAACACTTACTAATGTGCATATGGAACGGAAAGGAAACATAATTCTGgcttttttataaacattacatatttgacacaaatttattgtaatatgtatgtttattttcaaatagctTTTCACTTATTGCCAAACATGTACCTGAAATGAGAGACGTGTGCCCCAGCCATTTCTGTAAAGTTAAGCTCACATTTTCTGTAAAGTTAAGCTCACATGTTTGTTGAGTCTCCAGCTCAGTGTGCCATGCTTTTATACATTCCTGGTAATTTTGCCATTAATTGTATGAGTAAGTACTTTAAAATAAGTACTATATCTTATTGTACAGCTTTGCAAAAATTCagtttgtatgtttgtatatgacaatGCAAAACACTTGTGTTTTGCATTTGCAGTTCCCATAGAGTAGCCAAACGTTCAATTGAAGATTGTATATTTGCACAGATATTTGTTGTGTAGCAATATTCAAGCTGTACTtaattgtgttatattaaaaACTTTTGATGGTGCTAATGtaattatatgtgttttgtgAGTAGAATGCTGTAAATAGTAATTGTAAGATTTAGGGTTTGTAAATAGatcattca from Dreissena polymorpha isolate Duluth1 chromosome 5, UMN_Dpol_1.0, whole genome shotgun sequence harbors:
- the LOC127881954 gene encoding uncharacterized protein LOC127881954, translated to MDNSSTTASDKNGSETSLSVDTTVIKHDSTTGVPVCRRRREHNEGEKKRKEQIKACICKMGELLPPSYITNERHSTLEIVEKSLAYMRELKEARTKFGATEEALQEELGQLRSERDKYLDIIKAAGLSTESLPTNGVSSTTDVKVESPKPVKLKSKKKNSVSSQLQQLQDRRDKQQQQEMISSSVSASEDGLGNMGAMMNMVSGPGFMNGPMFNPMMMQAGNQFIMPGMLGGGNQMMPGMGMIGPCVGLPGMQQPNSNGSITTHTPNSMGSQDGNMNRSMEENDAGLLQLAMQDAGITPGNGSQQNSTASLTPSIADTQEAESSSLTQNNPLQTLAHVATSNHEMLTDGMSSGDSQNNQSCSMAQMSSNNQTISLSASGNMMQSMVQTGNQSMLGMQGMGNQGPGPQQMQQIMFINEQGIPMIAQVPVGFDPNNPNMTQKQGILHGQKDPQSGIDQNALAMAQQQAVLQSQMLSQNNGANFQSMMQQGLIQGNFIQTPSGQILQQIGPHMSGQGQFIAMSGQGQSIMVAGQQGPMTLNAMMGQPNQLPSALILPNGQIVPVVTNPGSHGEMQGQMPRISGPHVQTGPDGQLMSGPSSQGLLMPATVSTAASLSTSVMPTSALQSVMTTQIQGSSVASQKTTSNVGSMPSLANIAGQPKLVAGMHALGANLIGVNPGGKQAPILISLPINGQPTTVLLDPITMQVLGTVNAQQTNHQMATSHAAMVTTAVTSQPSVSGGPNLQTAVGVKKNSKNNQNQRAICPKPLGPDGHPLPNTPAKKKKPSKGGSKTKEMAQADSLSDTLQIQIPESTTDPENSSAISSESTDILAKAAESIFSSPNGEVASVGGFYNPANEDNPLHIDTGVTELEEEGTGSKQFKKVVCSSNSVTESVAISASGDVKSSNGSKVVVTSQVVSNTGMAHTDNVTSLSNTLEEIAGFNIDDISDNFGQSITSKSQNDSSANAIDKNDNKKSKSSKNNDNKRESDTKSCKSSNSKSKTKKSSGEKNSLMDAEKSGNDSQMDIESTLIHIPENMTFSENDLSDVLDQVEQYGNSSVDSPSTRLSKKSKTKRSKPPEAEFEPNSKKRKSGKDVAKEVKPAFQAPQRELLSMPTNLSNVYDFEDSVDIVPSLLPLNHKDFMSSGPGTPTKPDLQKQEAKTKTNASSKSKNSAQKNSTALKGGKVSSSKDEPNSQPMNMQDKDSEKKLEKDPKIEGTVKTSPPSVKISETFHNMPDIDTTTSLFGYPVPKKIQKADMAGRQNKMTAQVSPKPSPQTSVPMASPKQNLVSPKTAYSVVSPNPSGPFSPELVSPKLSIVSPSQGIMSDGESITASPKQTLKDTSPLKKSSPADKTSYAKVSSVSAVNMSPVMDSVNHLPLSSKHDDINRQMPNASVQSHSMGVITSVKNSTSSDINKSSLQSNYGSMNDKNLADIKQSNSSSSVTHNMNTSSAMPLINSHQTMRTTPTNMDQTFNPNMNMNQTRPNSSVNSSQSSRYGPSFGSETNYGQMPGMNRSMSKDTGVGLNNYSAPYSAESLFNSQPDKIIKSPPNVNISTLNQPKPDNPMSKVRNNAYSVDSFVQSSRERPDSLTAHAGLMSAADYPNPTTDLARLQNESSPDGFHFTNIGLNLPPITSTAGNYMDNTSNNNPSSFSFSLSGSSSTVSSSSGGLGQHQFPPFFPPVLSTASNPPSSQTGISTSMQDMFDNRASDALQRNRHPPVNAMPGSDNSHMSRESHPHVDKAPSSISDNSSSSQNDKPSCSKQKLPKASGPATIQESFPFNSSSSAHDTNFFRDNQMKSNVGKSPNEQMRKLSQDKSIDISSQSSRSGSQDKRASTMDRSPQMMNNPQSYYPSTYQPSKSLITPPLHHPLGMMGTEDRSRNLTTRSPYEPPFPLPPVSQGFNSMGPGFPNRFDSGLSSFSRDNSGTQPLSHTPVNTSGRKSANTNQPVQTSVVKPPQKQSAPALVPMGGPQQTPSQAPLHSTPPQSHRATTPHSNNPSQSASSHSQVNQSRPSKQPSRSAKHPSSKKSKTMPFMEVDSNLSNSIFEPNRSMTPFFQSMQTLSPQSRAMQHESGPFQPGNFFGLGSRFPNSNTPMPKNSEIGGPFANPLFPPRGAQNGLGLNFQTGFGMNMNPLHGNHGNTPQFTTHSSHMANFNLNNFLSEGPSQNESSLPISPIKFGHTNSMLQHQGMDHNSMSHHHQYNRGHPGMMSINSILGANHHGFDGRMNTSMAGPFHSHGHPSFIPPLNFSMHDH